The following coding sequences lie in one Salvelinus fontinalis isolate EN_2023a chromosome 21, ASM2944872v1, whole genome shotgun sequence genomic window:
- the LOC129818226 gene encoding BTB/POZ domain-containing protein KCTD9-like isoform X3 has protein sequence MKRVTLFVNGKSSNGKVVALYGSLTDLLSVASSKLGIRASSVYNGTGGLIDDITLIRDDDVLYVSEGDSFDDVSKTQCADPQDDPGCPDWFQTHTDWLTLNVGGCCFTTTRSTLVSKEPVSMLAHMFRDKDVWGNKQDSQGAYLIDRSPGYFEPILNYLRHGQLIINDGINPLGVLEEARFFGIEQLAEQLENLIKSSQPADDHSPLTRKEFVRFLLATPTKSELRCQGLNFSGADLSRLDLRYINFKMANLRAANLTHANLSGANLERADLSSACLDGANLQGVKMLCSNAEGASLRGCNFEDPSGVKANMEGANLKGVDMEGSQMTGINLRVATLKNAKLKNCNLRGATLAGTDLENCDLSGCDLQEANLRGSNVKGAIFEEMLTPLHMSQSVR, from the exons ATGAAGAGAGTCACTCTGTTTGTCAACGGAAAGTCTTCCAATGGCAAG GTTGTGGCGCTGTATGGATCGCTGACAGACCTGCTGTCCGTCGCTAGCAGTAAACTGGGAATCCGAGCCTCCAGCGTTTATAACGGTACAGGCGGTCTTATAGACGACATAACGCTTATAAG gGATGATGACGTGCTGTATGTGTCTGAGGGCGACTCCTTTGATG ATGTGAGTAAGACACAGTGTGCAGACCCCCAGGATGACCCTGGTTGTCCAGACTGGTTCCAGACTCACACTGATTGGCTGACGCTCAACGTTGGGGGTTGCTGCTTCACCACCACACG GAGCACTCTGGTCAGTAAAGAGCCAGTGAGCATGCTGGCCCACATGTTCCGAGACAAAG atgtgtggggTAATAAACAGGACTCCCAGGGTGCCTACCTGATAGACAGGAGTCCAGGCTACTTTGAACCCATCCTCAACTACCTGAGACACGGACAACTCATCATCAATGACGGCATCAACCCACTGG gGGTCCTGGAGGAGGCTCGGTTCTTCGGCATTGAGCAGCTGGCTGAGCAACTGGAGAACCtgatcaag AGTTCCCAGCCTGCTGATGACCACTCCCCTCTAACCAGGAAGGAGTTTGTACGTTTCCTGTTGGCCACACCCACCAAGTCAGAGCTGCGCTGTCAG ggtctgaACTTCAGCGGTGCAGACCTGTCTCGCCTGGACCTGCGCTACATCAACTTTAAGATGGCCAACCTGAGAGCTGCCAACCTCACTCATGCCAACCTCAGTGGTGCCAACCTGGAGCGGGCAGACCTGTCCTCAGCCTGCCTTGAT ggagcTAACCTACAGGGTGTTAAGATGCTGTGTTCTAATGCGGAGGGTGCGTCTCTGAGAGGGTGTAACTTTGAGGACCCTTCTGGAGTCAAAGCCAACATGGAGG GTGCCAACCTAAAGGGGGTGGACATGGAGGGTAGTCAGATGACAGGTATCAACCTGCGAGTTGCCACACTGAAGAACGCCAAGCTGAAAAACTGCAACCTGAGAGGAGCTACACTGGCTGGCACAGACCTAGag aacTGTGACCTGTCTGGATGTGATCTACAGGAAGCTAACCTTCGGGGCTCCAACGTGAAGGGAGCCATCTTTGAAGAGATGCTGACTCCACTGCACATGTCTCAGAGTGTACGATAA
- the LOC129818226 gene encoding BTB/POZ domain-containing protein KCTD9-like isoform X5 codes for MTTSQSVHSILLIHITCVVCFLLRSTLVSKEPVSMLAHMFRDKDVWGNKQDSQGAYLIDRSPGYFEPILNYLRHGQLIINDGINPLGVLEEARFFGIEQLAEQLENLIKSSQPADDHSPLTRKEFVRFLLATPTKSELRCQGLNFSGADLSRLDLRYINFKMANLRAANLTHANLSGANLERADLSSACLDGANLQGVKMLCSNAEGASLRGCNFEDPSGVKANMEGANLKGVDMEGSQMTGINLRVATLKNAKLKNCNLRGATLAGTDLELPPSLSPPLSQNCDLSGCDLQEANLRGSNVKGAIFEEMLTPLHMSQSVR; via the exons ATGACAACCTCGCAGTCTGTCCACTCCATTCTATTGATACACATAAcctgtgtggtgtgttttctccTCAGGAGCACTCTGGTCAGTAAAGAGCCAGTGAGCATGCTGGCCCACATGTTCCGAGACAAAG atgtgtggggTAATAAACAGGACTCCCAGGGTGCCTACCTGATAGACAGGAGTCCAGGCTACTTTGAACCCATCCTCAACTACCTGAGACACGGACAACTCATCATCAATGACGGCATCAACCCACTGG gGGTCCTGGAGGAGGCTCGGTTCTTCGGCATTGAGCAGCTGGCTGAGCAACTGGAGAACCtgatcaag AGTTCCCAGCCTGCTGATGACCACTCCCCTCTAACCAGGAAGGAGTTTGTACGTTTCCTGTTGGCCACACCCACCAAGTCAGAGCTGCGCTGTCAG ggtctgaACTTCAGCGGTGCAGACCTGTCTCGCCTGGACCTGCGCTACATCAACTTTAAGATGGCCAACCTGAGAGCTGCCAACCTCACTCATGCCAACCTCAGTGGTGCCAACCTGGAGCGGGCAGACCTGTCCTCAGCCTGCCTTGAT ggagcTAACCTACAGGGTGTTAAGATGCTGTGTTCTAATGCGGAGGGTGCGTCTCTGAGAGGGTGTAACTTTGAGGACCCTTCTGGAGTCAAAGCCAACATGGAGG GTGCCAACCTAAAGGGGGTGGACATGGAGGGTAGTCAGATGACAGGTATCAACCTGCGAGTTGCCACACTGAAGAACGCCAAGCTGAAAAACTGCAACCTGAGAGGAGCTACACTGGCTGGCACAGACCTAGag ctccctccctctctttctccccctctctctcagaacTGTGACCTGTCTGGATGTGATCTACAGGAAGCTAACCTTCGGGGCTCCAACGTGAAGGGAGCCATCTTTGAAGAGATGCTGACTCCACTGCACATGTCTCAGAGTGTACGATAA
- the LOC129818226 gene encoding BTB/POZ domain-containing protein KCTD9-like isoform X4, whose protein sequence is MKRVTLFVNGKSSNGKVVALYGSLTDLLSVASSKLGIRASSVYNGTGGLIDDITLIRDDDVLYVSEGDSFDDVSKTQCADPQDDPGCPDWFQTHTDWLTLNVGGCCFTTTRSTLVSKEPVSMLAHMFRDKDVWGNKQDSQGAYLIDRSPGYFEPILNYLRHGQLIINDGINPLGVLEEARFFGIEQLAEQLENLIKSSQPADDHSPLTRKEFVRFLLATPTKSELRCQGLNFSGADLSRLDLRYINFKMANLRAANLTHANLSGANLERADLSSACLDGANLQGVKMLCSNAEGASLRGCNFEDPSGVKANMEGANLKGVDMEGSQMTGINLRVATLKNAKLKNCNLRGATLAGTDLEEANLRGSNVKGAIFEEMLTPLHMSQSVR, encoded by the exons ATGAAGAGAGTCACTCTGTTTGTCAACGGAAAGTCTTCCAATGGCAAG GTTGTGGCGCTGTATGGATCGCTGACAGACCTGCTGTCCGTCGCTAGCAGTAAACTGGGAATCCGAGCCTCCAGCGTTTATAACGGTACAGGCGGTCTTATAGACGACATAACGCTTATAAG gGATGATGACGTGCTGTATGTGTCTGAGGGCGACTCCTTTGATG ATGTGAGTAAGACACAGTGTGCAGACCCCCAGGATGACCCTGGTTGTCCAGACTGGTTCCAGACTCACACTGATTGGCTGACGCTCAACGTTGGGGGTTGCTGCTTCACCACCACACG GAGCACTCTGGTCAGTAAAGAGCCAGTGAGCATGCTGGCCCACATGTTCCGAGACAAAG atgtgtggggTAATAAACAGGACTCCCAGGGTGCCTACCTGATAGACAGGAGTCCAGGCTACTTTGAACCCATCCTCAACTACCTGAGACACGGACAACTCATCATCAATGACGGCATCAACCCACTGG gGGTCCTGGAGGAGGCTCGGTTCTTCGGCATTGAGCAGCTGGCTGAGCAACTGGAGAACCtgatcaag AGTTCCCAGCCTGCTGATGACCACTCCCCTCTAACCAGGAAGGAGTTTGTACGTTTCCTGTTGGCCACACCCACCAAGTCAGAGCTGCGCTGTCAG ggtctgaACTTCAGCGGTGCAGACCTGTCTCGCCTGGACCTGCGCTACATCAACTTTAAGATGGCCAACCTGAGAGCTGCCAACCTCACTCATGCCAACCTCAGTGGTGCCAACCTGGAGCGGGCAGACCTGTCCTCAGCCTGCCTTGAT ggagcTAACCTACAGGGTGTTAAGATGCTGTGTTCTAATGCGGAGGGTGCGTCTCTGAGAGGGTGTAACTTTGAGGACCCTTCTGGAGTCAAAGCCAACATGGAGG GTGCCAACCTAAAGGGGGTGGACATGGAGGGTAGTCAGATGACAGGTATCAACCTGCGAGTTGCCACACTGAAGAACGCCAAGCTGAAAAACTGCAACCTGAGAGGAGCTACACTGGCTGGCACAGACCTAGag GAAGCTAACCTTCGGGGCTCCAACGTGAAGGGAGCCATCTTTGAAGAGATGCTGACTCCACTGCACATGTCTCAGAGTGTACGATAA
- the LOC129818226 gene encoding BTB/POZ domain-containing protein KCTD9-like isoform X1 gives MKRVTLFVNGKSSNGKVVALYGSLTDLLSVASSKLGIRASSVYNGTGGLIDDITLIRDDDVLYVSEGDSFDDVSKTQCADPQDDPGCPDWFQTHTDWLTLNVGGCCFTTTRSTLVSKEPVSMLAHMFRDKGDDVTPTMHHSLPVSSTHYSCPEFCVCVCVCVCVDVWGNKQDSQGAYLIDRSPGYFEPILNYLRHGQLIINDGINPLGVLEEARFFGIEQLAEQLENLIKSSQPADDHSPLTRKEFVRFLLATPTKSELRCQGLNFSGADLSRLDLRYINFKMANLRAANLTHANLSGANLERADLSSACLDGANLQGVKMLCSNAEGASLRGCNFEDPSGVKANMEGANLKGVDMEGSQMTGINLRVATLKNAKLKNCNLRGATLAGTDLENCDLSGCDLQEANLRGSNVKGAIFEEMLTPLHMSQSVR, from the exons ATGAAGAGAGTCACTCTGTTTGTCAACGGAAAGTCTTCCAATGGCAAG GTTGTGGCGCTGTATGGATCGCTGACAGACCTGCTGTCCGTCGCTAGCAGTAAACTGGGAATCCGAGCCTCCAGCGTTTATAACGGTACAGGCGGTCTTATAGACGACATAACGCTTATAAG gGATGATGACGTGCTGTATGTGTCTGAGGGCGACTCCTTTGATG ATGTGAGTAAGACACAGTGTGCAGACCCCCAGGATGACCCTGGTTGTCCAGACTGGTTCCAGACTCACACTGATTGGCTGACGCTCAACGTTGGGGGTTGCTGCTTCACCACCACACG GAGCACTCTGGTCAGTAAAGAGCCAGTGAGCATGCTGGCCCACATGTTCCGAGACAAAGGTGATGATGTCACTCCCACAATGCACCACTCACTGCCTGTCTCCTCCACTCATTATTCATGTCCcgaattctgtgtgtgtgtgtgtgtgtgtgtgtgtgtagatgtgtggggTAATAAACAGGACTCCCAGGGTGCCTACCTGATAGACAGGAGTCCAGGCTACTTTGAACCCATCCTCAACTACCTGAGACACGGACAACTCATCATCAATGACGGCATCAACCCACTGG gGGTCCTGGAGGAGGCTCGGTTCTTCGGCATTGAGCAGCTGGCTGAGCAACTGGAGAACCtgatcaag AGTTCCCAGCCTGCTGATGACCACTCCCCTCTAACCAGGAAGGAGTTTGTACGTTTCCTGTTGGCCACACCCACCAAGTCAGAGCTGCGCTGTCAG ggtctgaACTTCAGCGGTGCAGACCTGTCTCGCCTGGACCTGCGCTACATCAACTTTAAGATGGCCAACCTGAGAGCTGCCAACCTCACTCATGCCAACCTCAGTGGTGCCAACCTGGAGCGGGCAGACCTGTCCTCAGCCTGCCTTGAT ggagcTAACCTACAGGGTGTTAAGATGCTGTGTTCTAATGCGGAGGGTGCGTCTCTGAGAGGGTGTAACTTTGAGGACCCTTCTGGAGTCAAAGCCAACATGGAGG GTGCCAACCTAAAGGGGGTGGACATGGAGGGTAGTCAGATGACAGGTATCAACCTGCGAGTTGCCACACTGAAGAACGCCAAGCTGAAAAACTGCAACCTGAGAGGAGCTACACTGGCTGGCACAGACCTAGag aacTGTGACCTGTCTGGATGTGATCTACAGGAAGCTAACCTTCGGGGCTCCAACGTGAAGGGAGCCATCTTTGAAGAGATGCTGACTCCACTGCACATGTCTCAGAGTGTACGATAA
- the LOC129818226 gene encoding BTB/POZ domain-containing protein KCTD9-like isoform X2, translating to MKRVTLFVNGKSSNGKVVALYGSLTDLLSVASSKLGIRASSVYNGTGGLIDDITLIRDDDVLYVSEGDSFDDVSKTQCADPQDDPGCPDWFQTHTDWLTLNVGGCCFTTTRSTLVSKEPVSMLAHMFRDKDVWGNKQDSQGAYLIDRSPGYFEPILNYLRHGQLIINDGINPLGVLEEARFFGIEQLAEQLENLIKSSQPADDHSPLTRKEFVRFLLATPTKSELRCQGLNFSGADLSRLDLRYINFKMANLRAANLTHANLSGANLERADLSSACLDGANLQGVKMLCSNAEGASLRGCNFEDPSGVKANMEGANLKGVDMEGSQMTGINLRVATLKNAKLKNCNLRGATLAGTDLELPPSLSPPLSQNCDLSGCDLQEANLRGSNVKGAIFEEMLTPLHMSQSVR from the exons ATGAAGAGAGTCACTCTGTTTGTCAACGGAAAGTCTTCCAATGGCAAG GTTGTGGCGCTGTATGGATCGCTGACAGACCTGCTGTCCGTCGCTAGCAGTAAACTGGGAATCCGAGCCTCCAGCGTTTATAACGGTACAGGCGGTCTTATAGACGACATAACGCTTATAAG gGATGATGACGTGCTGTATGTGTCTGAGGGCGACTCCTTTGATG ATGTGAGTAAGACACAGTGTGCAGACCCCCAGGATGACCCTGGTTGTCCAGACTGGTTCCAGACTCACACTGATTGGCTGACGCTCAACGTTGGGGGTTGCTGCTTCACCACCACACG GAGCACTCTGGTCAGTAAAGAGCCAGTGAGCATGCTGGCCCACATGTTCCGAGACAAAG atgtgtggggTAATAAACAGGACTCCCAGGGTGCCTACCTGATAGACAGGAGTCCAGGCTACTTTGAACCCATCCTCAACTACCTGAGACACGGACAACTCATCATCAATGACGGCATCAACCCACTGG gGGTCCTGGAGGAGGCTCGGTTCTTCGGCATTGAGCAGCTGGCTGAGCAACTGGAGAACCtgatcaag AGTTCCCAGCCTGCTGATGACCACTCCCCTCTAACCAGGAAGGAGTTTGTACGTTTCCTGTTGGCCACACCCACCAAGTCAGAGCTGCGCTGTCAG ggtctgaACTTCAGCGGTGCAGACCTGTCTCGCCTGGACCTGCGCTACATCAACTTTAAGATGGCCAACCTGAGAGCTGCCAACCTCACTCATGCCAACCTCAGTGGTGCCAACCTGGAGCGGGCAGACCTGTCCTCAGCCTGCCTTGAT ggagcTAACCTACAGGGTGTTAAGATGCTGTGTTCTAATGCGGAGGGTGCGTCTCTGAGAGGGTGTAACTTTGAGGACCCTTCTGGAGTCAAAGCCAACATGGAGG GTGCCAACCTAAAGGGGGTGGACATGGAGGGTAGTCAGATGACAGGTATCAACCTGCGAGTTGCCACACTGAAGAACGCCAAGCTGAAAAACTGCAACCTGAGAGGAGCTACACTGGCTGGCACAGACCTAGag ctccctccctctctttctccccctctctctcagaacTGTGACCTGTCTGGATGTGATCTACAGGAAGCTAACCTTCGGGGCTCCAACGTGAAGGGAGCCATCTTTGAAGAGATGCTGACTCCACTGCACATGTCTCAGAGTGTACGATAA
- the LOC129818228 gene encoding E3 ubiquitin-protein ligase MARCHF5-like — translation MACVEEPPEKHCWVCFATEREDSVAEWVSPCRCKGCTKWIHQACLQRWLDEKQKGNSGGAVSCPQCGTEYRIFFPKMGPLVYFLQQMNSALSRASPFTAAGVVLGTVYWSAVTYGAVTVMQVVGHKKGLDVMERADPLFLLMGLPTIPVMLVLGKMIRWEDYILRLWQRHSSKLQLLLPGIGRPLPRVPADGGNGGDHLSVSRTLCGALIFPSVASLVGRLIFSRVPSSLQRTVLGGIAFVVMKGVLKVYFKQQQYLIQANRHILNYPERGRDGETEGRSEGGEDDTEDSGNE, via the exons ATGGCCTGTGTGGAGGAGCCCCCTGagaa gcACTGCTGGGTGTGTTttgcgacagagagagaggacagcgtGGCAGAGTGGGTGAGCCCCTGTAGATGTAAGGGCTGTACCAAGTGGATCCACCAGGCCTGTCTGCAGCGTTGGCTCGATGAGAAGCAGAAAGGAAACAGTGGAGGAGCCGTCAGCTGCCCTCAGTGTGGCACAGAGTACCGCATTTTCTTTCCCAAAATgg GGCCATTGGTATACTTCCTCCAGCAGATGAACAGTGCTCTGTCACGGGCCAGTCCATTCACTGCTGCCGGTGTGGTGCTGGGGACAGTCTATTGGTCAGCTGTCACCTATGGAGCTGTGACTGTCATGCAG gTGGTGGGCCATAAGAAGGGCTTGGATGTGATGGAGAGAGCAGATCCTCTGTTCCTCCTGATGGGTCTACCTACCATCCCTGTGATGCTTGTCCTGGGCAAGATGATCCGCTGGGAGGACTACATACTGAGGCTGTGGCAGAGACACTCCTCTAAACTACAGCTGCTATTGCCAG gTATAGGTCGTCCGTTGCCCCGTGTGCCAGCTGATGGGGGTAATGGAGGGGACCACCTGTCAGTGTCTCGTACTCTGTGTGGAGCTCTCATCTTCCCCTCTGTAGCCAGCCTGGTGGGACGACTGATCTTCAGCAGGGTACCCTCATCTCTGCAACGCACCGTTCTG GGTGGTATAGCATTTGTGGTGATGAAGGGAGTGTTGAAGGTGTATTTCAAACAGCAGCAGTACCTCATTCAGGCCAACCGCCACATCCTCAACtaccctgagagagggagggacggagagacggagggacgGAGCGAGGGAGGAGAAGACGACACAGAGGACAGCGGAAATGAGTGA
- the LOC129818227 gene encoding beta-centractin has protein sequence MESYDIIANQPVVIDNGSGVVKAGFAGDQIPKYCFPNYVGRPKHVRVMAGALEGDLFIGPKAEEHRGLLSVRYPMEHGIVKDWNDMERIWQYVYSKEQLQTFSEEHPVLLTEAPLNPSKNREKAAEVFFETFNVPALFISMQAVLSLYATGRTTGVVLDAGDGVTHAVPIYEGFAIPHSIMRVDIAGRDVSRYLRLLLRKEGYDFHTSAEFEVVRTIKERACYLSLNPQKDETLETEKAQYTLPDGSTLDIGPARFRAPELLFRPDLIGDESEGIHEVLAFAIQKSDMDLRRTLFSNIVLSGGSTLLKGFGDRLLSEVKKLAPKDVKIKISAPQERLYSTWIGGSILASLDTFKKMWVSKKEYEEDRARAIHRKTF, from the exons ATGGAGTCCTATGACATTATAGCTAACCAGCCGGTTGTGATCGATAAT GGTTCAGGTGTTGTCAAAGCTGGCTTTGCTGGAGACCAGATCCCCAAATACTGCTTCCCCAACTA TGTGGGCCGTCCCAAGCACGTGCGCGTGATGGCAGGAGCCCTGGAGGGGGACCTCTTCATTGGACCCAAAGCAGAG GAGCACAGAGGGTTGCTGTCAGTAAGGTATCCTATGGAGCATGGTATAGTGAAGGACTGGAACGATATGGAGAGGATCTGGCAGTACGTCTACTCTAAGGAACAGCTGCAGACCTTCTCAGAGGAG CACCCTGTCCTGCTGACTGAAGCCCCTCTGAACCCCAGTAAGAACAGGGAGAAGGCGGCTGAGGTGTTCTTTGAGACCTTCAACGTTCCCGCCCTCTTTATCTCCATGCAGGCAGTCCTTAGTCT CTATGCGACAGGGCGTACCACGGGTGTGGTGTTGGATGCAGGCGACGGGGTGACCCATGCGGTGCCCATCTACGAGGGCTTTGCCATTCCCCACTCCATCATGAGGGTGGACATCGCTGGAAGGGACGTGTCCCGTTACCTCCGGCTGCTGCTACGCAAGGAGGGCTATGACTTCCATACCTCCGCAGAGTTTGAGGTGGTCCGCACCATCAAAGAG AGAGCCTGCTACCTGTCCCTGAACCCCCAGAAGGATGAGACTCTGGAGACCGAGAAGGCCCAGTACACCCTCCCCGACGGTAGCACGCTGGAT ATTGGTCCAGCCAGGTTCCGCGCCCCAGAGCTGCTGTTCAGGCCAGACTTGATCGGAGACGAGAGCGAGGGGATCCACGAGGTGCTGGCCTTCGCTATCCAGAAGTCTGACATGGACCTCCGACGCACACTCTTCTCCAACATCGTACTGtctggaggatccacactgctcaaag GTTTCGGGGACAGGTTACTAAGCGAAGTGAAGAAGCTCGCTCCCAAAGACGTGAAGATCAAG ATTTCCGCCCCTCAGGAGAGGCTCTACTCCACGTGGATCGG TGGCTCCATCCTGGCGTCGTTGGACACCTTTAAGAAAATGTGGGTCAGCAAGAAGGAGTATGAGGAGGACAGAGCACGGGCCATCCACAGGAAGACCTTCTAA